In the Streptomyces formicae genome, one interval contains:
- a CDS encoding ROK family transcriptional regulator, with protein MAERGSRTVRDLRVGNRATVLRRLYFGGPMSRQALGPATGLSSGSVSNVVAELAADGLLEEAGVVESDGGRPRTLLRVAPSSGRLIGVDVGETRVRVAALDLALTELACTESPLTDSGHDVELIVRHIRDGVTEVGGGSRGGGAPGSGAAGGGDLIGVGVGVPGIVDRDASGATVVHGQTIGWDAVPLEMMLREAVELPPGTAYFVDNGARALGQAEMWCGGGRGARDAAIVLVGSGVGACVVTDGVLHGGARGGPAEWGHLTVSVRGRRCRCGARGCLEAYAGAEALLERWQEAGGQLPPGADEETGVSALLAAAYPQDGGRPDPVALAVLDETAEYLGAGISDLVNLFGPERVLVGGWAGLQLGPRLLPAVREYADAYALRHPAARVTIDLGKLGPDAVTVGAATLPLADFFDRGGRRATPPRTGCEGQMDGGGPASMSAIS; from the coding sequence ATGGCTGAGCGGGGCAGTCGGACGGTGCGCGACCTGCGCGTGGGCAATCGCGCCACGGTGCTGCGGCGGCTGTACTTCGGCGGGCCGATGAGCCGTCAGGCGCTCGGCCCCGCGACCGGACTGAGTTCGGGATCCGTGAGCAACGTCGTCGCCGAACTCGCCGCGGACGGCCTCCTGGAGGAGGCGGGAGTCGTCGAGTCCGACGGCGGCCGCCCGCGTACGCTCCTGCGCGTCGCCCCGTCGAGCGGCCGCCTCATCGGCGTCGACGTGGGGGAGACACGGGTGCGTGTGGCGGCGCTCGACCTCGCGCTCACCGAACTGGCCTGCACGGAAAGCCCGTTGACGGACTCGGGCCACGACGTCGAACTGATCGTGCGTCACATCAGGGACGGCGTCACGGAGGTGGGTGGGGGCTCACGGGGCGGCGGGGCGCCGGGCAGTGGTGCGGCGGGTGGCGGTGACCTGATCGGCGTGGGCGTGGGTGTGCCGGGGATCGTCGACCGGGACGCGTCGGGCGCCACGGTGGTGCACGGCCAGACCATCGGCTGGGACGCCGTCCCGCTGGAGATGATGCTGCGCGAGGCCGTCGAACTCCCCCCGGGCACGGCCTACTTCGTCGACAACGGCGCGCGGGCGCTCGGCCAGGCGGAGATGTGGTGCGGCGGCGGGCGCGGTGCGCGGGACGCGGCGATCGTCCTGGTCGGCTCGGGCGTGGGCGCGTGCGTCGTCACCGACGGCGTCCTCCACGGCGGTGCACGCGGCGGCCCCGCCGAGTGGGGCCACCTCACCGTGAGCGTCCGGGGCCGCAGGTGCCGCTGCGGGGCCCGCGGGTGCCTGGAGGCGTACGCGGGAGCCGAGGCGCTGCTGGAGCGGTGGCAGGAGGCCGGTGGCCAACTGCCCCCGGGCGCCGACGAGGAGACCGGCGTGAGCGCCCTGCTCGCCGCCGCGTATCCCCAGGACGGAGGCAGGCCCGACCCCGTCGCGCTGGCCGTGCTCGACGAGACCGCGGAGTACCTGGGCGCGGGCATCTCCGACCTCGTCAACCTCTTCGGCCCCGAACGCGTCCTGGTCGGCGGCTGGGCGGGCCTCCAACTCGGCCCCCGTCTCCTGCCCGCCGTACGGGAGTACGCCGACGCGTACGCCCTGCGCCACCCCGCCGCCCGCGTCACCATAGACCTCGGCAAACTCGGCCCGGACGCGGTCACGGTGGGCGCGGCGACGCTGCCCCTCGCGGACTTCTTCGACCGCGGCGGCCGCCGCGCGACACCGCCCCGCACTGGGTGCGAAGGTCAGATGGATGGTGGTGGTCCCGCCTCGATGTCCGCGATCAGTTGA
- a CDS encoding AAA family ATPase, translating to MERALSGRPLAGRILVGRTEELGALRRLLAQRRLVTVVGGAGVGKSLLAAHAAAAVGGSLPDGVVRVRWWDGGPGRRRTVAQAVAEALDAAVEGTGAAVGVTDLVARLRSRRMLVVLDDFDPVRADCVHLVHALLDGAPGVRILAAGRHPLGLGDEAVLRLGPLALTPSGADGAELAPAVALFLERVRAARHRAASGGRQSPPPRGARCAG from the coding sequence ATGGAGCGAGCCCTGTCCGGGCGGCCCCTCGCCGGGCGGATCCTGGTCGGCAGGACCGAGGAACTGGGGGCGCTGCGCAGGCTCCTCGCGCAGCGCCGCCTCGTCACGGTGGTGGGTGGTGCGGGAGTGGGCAAGAGCCTCCTCGCCGCACACGCGGCCGCCGCGGTCGGCGGCTCGCTCCCGGACGGTGTGGTGCGCGTGCGCTGGTGGGACGGCGGGCCCGGACGGCGCAGGACGGTGGCACAAGCGGTGGCCGAGGCACTGGACGCGGCGGTCGAGGGCACCGGCGCCGCGGTCGGCGTCACGGACCTCGTGGCACGGCTGCGGTCGCGCCGGATGCTGGTGGTGCTCGACGACTTCGACCCGGTGCGCGCGGACTGCGTCCACCTGGTCCACGCGCTCCTGGACGGTGCTCCGGGCGTACGGATCCTCGCCGCGGGCCGCCATCCGCTCGGCCTCGGCGACGAGGCGGTCCTGCGCCTGGGCCCACTCGCCCTCACACCGTCCGGCGCCGACGGCGCGGAGCTCGCCCCCGCGGTCGCGCTGTTCCTGGAACGGGTACGGGCGGCACGGCACCGGGCCGCGTCCGGGGGTCGGCAGTCGCCTCCCCCCCGGGGTGCCCGGTGCGCCGGGTGA
- a CDS encoding ABC transporter ATP-binding protein: MPARETWRVLYRHFRPHRGAVALGALFTLIGAASGLAQPLAAKSLVERLGTDESITGILLLLTGLVLLGTAIESVGAYVLERTAESVVLAARRTLIGRLLRLRLAEVERTQPGDLMSRVTSDTTLLRAVTTQSVVSAASGGLTFIATIVMMALMDPVLLGVTLGVIVLIGGATALVMPKIAQATQRAQEAVGTISTALERAFGAFRTLKASGAERREAAAVQEAAQEAWRHGVRSAKWQSVAWSSVGLAVQVSFLAVLGIGGARVASGAISIATLVAFLLFLFYLIDPVSRLVEAASQYQVGSAAVARIVQAERLETEEVDGPEEGEPVGQARAGAASVVFEDVRFRYREDLPYVHHGVSFHVPGPGMTAFVGPSGAGKTTVFGLIERFYDASGGRVLVDGRDVQEWPLAELRATIGYVEQDAPVLAGTLRENLLFGAPGATDSDVDDVLVRARLDAVVARLPEGLDTVVGHRGSKLSGGERQRVAIARALLRKPRLLLLDEATSQLDAVNELALRDVVAEVAREVTVLVVAHRLSTVTLADRIVVMDVGGVRATGTHAELVAADPLYGELAATQFLATSAGVSAT; this comes from the coding sequence CTGCCCGCCAGGGAGACCTGGCGCGTCCTGTACCGCCACTTCCGGCCGCACCGCGGTGCCGTGGCGCTCGGCGCGCTCTTCACGCTGATCGGCGCGGCGTCGGGGCTCGCCCAGCCCCTGGCGGCCAAGTCGCTCGTGGAGCGGCTCGGCACCGACGAGTCGATCACCGGCATCCTGCTGCTCCTCACCGGGCTCGTGCTGCTCGGCACCGCGATCGAGTCCGTCGGCGCGTACGTCCTGGAACGCACCGCCGAGTCCGTGGTGCTCGCGGCCAGGCGCACCCTCATCGGACGGCTGCTGCGGCTGCGCCTCGCGGAGGTGGAGCGCACCCAGCCGGGCGACCTGATGTCGCGGGTCACCTCGGACACGACGCTGCTGCGCGCGGTGACCACCCAGTCCGTGGTGTCCGCCGCCTCCGGTGGGCTCACCTTCATCGCGACGATCGTGATGATGGCGCTGATGGACCCGGTCCTGCTCGGCGTCACGCTGGGCGTGATCGTGCTCATCGGCGGCGCGACGGCCCTGGTCATGCCGAAGATCGCGCAGGCGACACAGCGCGCCCAGGAGGCGGTCGGCACGATCTCGACCGCGCTGGAGAGGGCGTTCGGCGCCTTCCGCACCCTCAAGGCGTCCGGTGCCGAACGGCGCGAGGCCGCCGCCGTGCAGGAGGCCGCCCAGGAGGCGTGGCGGCACGGCGTCCGGTCGGCCAAGTGGCAGTCGGTGGCGTGGAGTTCGGTCGGGCTCGCCGTGCAGGTGTCGTTCCTCGCGGTGCTCGGCATCGGCGGCGCGCGGGTCGCGTCGGGGGCCATCTCCATCGCGACGCTGGTGGCCTTCCTGCTCTTCCTCTTCTATCTGATCGACCCGGTCTCGCGCCTGGTCGAGGCGGCATCGCAGTACCAGGTGGGCTCGGCGGCCGTCGCCCGCATCGTGCAGGCGGAGCGGCTGGAGACGGAGGAGGTGGACGGGCCGGAAGAGGGGGAGCCGGTGGGGCAGGCGCGGGCGGGCGCCGCCTCCGTCGTCTTCGAGGACGTGCGTTTCCGTTACCGCGAGGACCTTCCGTACGTCCATCACGGCGTGAGCTTCCACGTGCCGGGGCCCGGCATGACCGCGTTCGTCGGCCCCTCCGGCGCGGGCAAGACCACCGTGTTCGGCCTGATCGAGCGGTTCTACGACGCCTCGGGCGGCCGCGTCCTGGTCGACGGCAGGGACGTCCAGGAGTGGCCGCTCGCCGAACTCAGGGCCACCATCGGGTACGTCGAGCAGGACGCGCCCGTCCTCGCGGGCACGCTGCGCGAGAACCTCCTCTTCGGGGCGCCGGGCGCCACCGACTCCGACGTCGACGACGTCCTCGTGCGCGCTCGTCTCGACGCCGTGGTGGCGCGGCTGCCCGAGGGCCTGGACACGGTCGTCGGACACCGGGGCTCCAAGCTCTCCGGCGGTGAACGGCAGCGGGTGGCGATCGCCAGGGCGCTGCTGCGGAAGCCGCGGCTGCTCCTGCTCGACGAGGCGACCTCGCAGCTCGACGCGGTCAACGAACTGGCCCTGCGGGACGTCGTGGCGGAGGTGGCCCGTGAGGTGACGGTCCTCGTGGTGGCGCACCGCCTGTCGACGGTGACGCTGGCCGACCGGATCGTGGTGATGGACGTGGGAGGCGTCCGCGCGACGGGTACGCACGCCGAACTGGTGGCGGCGGATCCGTTGTACGGGGAGCTGGCGGCGACACAGTTCCTCGCGACGTCGGCGGGGGTGTCGGCGACATGA
- a CDS encoding maleylpyruvate isomerase family mycothiol-dependent enzyme — protein sequence MTRPSPSAVHDRYAARILDQTALLTSAVAGADRAAPVPGCPGWTLAHLLRHVGGAHRWAETIVRTRATGPVSDDQVNDVTPDEGDDLATLSQWLTDGAELFADTLRATDPDVPIWTVAPGGTPEFWARRMTFETVVHRFDATAAVGAKYTLDAEVAVDGLDEWIEFSTLPQAYESAEVRRALIGPDRGLHFHATDAPEGTGEWLIDLTGEPFTWRHTHGKATTAVRGPLTDLLLLLYQRRSPVAADGIEVLGDEGLFADWLTGAGHWLRK from the coding sequence ATGACGCGTCCGAGCCCGAGCGCGGTCCACGACCGCTACGCCGCCCGCATCCTCGACCAGACCGCCCTGCTGACCTCGGCCGTGGCCGGCGCCGACCGCGCCGCGCCCGTGCCGGGGTGCCCCGGCTGGACCCTCGCCCACCTGCTGCGCCACGTCGGCGGCGCGCACCGCTGGGCCGAGACGATCGTGCGGACCCGGGCCACCGGGCCCGTCTCCGACGACCAGGTCAACGACGTCACGCCCGACGAGGGCGACGACCTCGCCACCCTCTCGCAGTGGCTGACGGACGGGGCCGAGCTCTTCGCGGACACGCTGCGCGCCACGGACCCGGACGTCCCCATCTGGACCGTGGCACCGGGCGGGACACCGGAGTTCTGGGCGCGCCGGATGACGTTCGAGACCGTCGTGCACCGCTTCGACGCGACCGCCGCCGTCGGCGCGAAGTACACGCTGGACGCGGAGGTCGCCGTCGACGGCCTCGACGAGTGGATCGAGTTCAGCACGCTGCCGCAGGCGTACGAGTCGGCCGAGGTGCGGCGCGCGCTGATCGGGCCCGACCGCGGCCTCCACTTCCACGCCACCGATGCTCCGGAGGGCACGGGGGAGTGGCTGATCGACCTCACCGGCGAGCCGTTCACCTGGCGCCACACCCACGGCAAGGCGACCACCGCCGTACGGGGTCCGCTCACGGACCTGCTGCTCCTGCTCTACCAGCGCCGTTCGCCGGTCGCGGCCGACGGGATCGAAGTCCTGGGCGACGAGGGCCTGTTCGCTGACTGGCTGACCGGTGCGGGGCACTGGCTGCGCAAGTGA
- a CDS encoding 3-oxoacyl-ACP synthase III family protein: MTAQQGAFTTGIRGTGSFLPVDKVSNGLVADRAGVTAEWIVRKTGIRERRYASDHEATSDLAVAAARAALADADITAGQLGWIVVATSTPDSPQPATASLVQHRIGAVDAAAFDINAVCSGFVFALVTVARLLAADPAGAPRFGLVVGADVYSRIIDPSDRRTAVLFGDGAGAVVLGPVRAGHGIIGSHLTTFGRHHDMIKVPAGGSRLPASEKTLASGDHFFQMQGRAVREFVTDELPAAIDRLLLTCGTDPAAVDHFVPHQANGAMLADVLPHLGLPRARAHLTVAEHANTGAASVPLALDTARRAGSFGDGETLLLAAFGGGMSIGTALIRWDALPHLRSQCPAPVSQSANRPSSPRTSIPSAATGERRW; the protein is encoded by the coding sequence GTGACCGCCCAGCAGGGAGCATTCACTACCGGAATTCGCGGCACCGGTTCATTCCTCCCGGTCGACAAAGTGTCCAATGGACTCGTCGCCGATCGAGCCGGTGTGACCGCGGAGTGGATAGTCCGCAAGACCGGCATACGAGAACGCCGGTACGCCTCCGACCACGAGGCGACGTCCGACCTGGCCGTCGCCGCGGCCCGGGCCGCCCTCGCCGACGCCGACATCACCGCTGGTCAGCTCGGCTGGATCGTGGTGGCGACGTCGACTCCCGACAGCCCTCAGCCCGCCACCGCGAGCCTGGTGCAGCACCGCATCGGCGCCGTCGACGCGGCCGCGTTCGACATCAACGCCGTGTGCAGCGGATTCGTCTTCGCACTGGTCACCGTGGCCCGCCTGCTCGCCGCCGATCCGGCAGGGGCCCCGCGGTTCGGGCTCGTGGTGGGCGCGGACGTGTACTCACGCATCATCGACCCGTCCGACCGGCGCACAGCCGTCCTGTTCGGCGACGGCGCGGGAGCGGTGGTGCTCGGCCCGGTGCGCGCGGGTCACGGCATCATCGGATCGCACCTGACCACCTTCGGGCGCCATCACGACATGATCAAGGTCCCCGCCGGAGGCAGCCGCCTGCCCGCCTCCGAGAAGACCCTCGCGTCGGGTGACCACTTCTTCCAGATGCAGGGGCGTGCCGTGCGGGAGTTCGTCACGGACGAACTCCCCGCCGCCATCGACCGGTTGCTCCTCACCTGCGGCACGGACCCCGCCGCCGTGGACCACTTCGTACCGCATCAGGCCAACGGAGCCATGCTGGCCGACGTGCTCCCCCACCTCGGCCTGCCCCGCGCACGGGCCCATCTGACCGTGGCCGAACACGCCAACACGGGCGCGGCCTCCGTACCGCTGGCCCTGGACACGGCTCGGCGCGCGGGCTCCTTCGGCGACGGCGAGACGCTCCTGCTCGCCGCGTTCGGCGGCGGCATGTCCATCGGGACCGCCCTGATCCGCTGGGACGCCCTACCTCACTTGCGCAGCCAGTGCCCCGCACCGGTCAGCCAGTCAGCGAACAGGCCCTCGTCGCCCAGGACTTCGATCCCGTCGGCCGCGACCGGCGAACGGCGCTGGTAG
- a CDS encoding helix-turn-helix transcriptional regulator, with product MLIDRESEVIRLESALVDCASNRARTIVIEGPAGCGKTELLEFVAARALEGDAVVLRATGIPSESMEPLGVLRQLLLGAGLPTEVERELHRLLAEEAAAAAYGLEGYSGSVGSLGQGGPLATGGPLGPGGSPTSGRAVRMRKFCAALHTVARDRLVVIGVDDLQHIDNESLEYLLHIAGNSRSTRLLLAFGDVLYYRQQDAGYRTEFLRQPNFERIRVDCLDRSGTAQLLAHLQPDTPMSEELLDYVYALTGGNPLLVRALHEEGPIADHLAEQKESGDPLVGESFAHAVLICLERSGPMAGKVADGLAVLDDLAAHDLLTELCELPHAVATKAMRALRAARVIVDNRFRHPAVRRGVLDGMAPEHRRHLHHRAAELLHRQGATAATAAAHLLAAGHSDEEWAVTVLRDAAEEVLADDVDDLAVDFLDLAYRLCGDPVQRIEIRVRTAVILRRNHPSAAEKVAEGLLRAIHAGEVPTRQLMAIVDLFLVHRRVEEAFEVMTKARTLAYEAARAGGAEGAAVDTRVGSDSALAQLVEARYPWAEGGVLGPPKVGGGGSSVVLTPNLERSVLDQPWSLSLGLNRDDYVIAAEELLRHTVLTDATLEPIASAIKCLLFSGNTQKAGFWSESFLESAERHGADGWSALFAGLRAEVAFAQGNPGCAQKYTQAGIARIVEGTDSVLVSGLISLQVMAQIALGDIEGSARRLNQPVPSAVYGSAYGLVYRRARGHHHLAINRLDAALEDFVAVGEQARRWGADQPAWLPWRGDVAEVLLRLGERKEAERLVMEQIARVGGNNLRTRGISHRILGAAVGGDERLPLLTRAVAQLRLAGDRLELARAMCDLGDAHKQLGDCDQAAMAARRAWELATECGAQPLRARIDQEHDVNSWGTTAWNAPVDIRDAKLSDSEKKVAALAARGYTNRDISSRLYVTVSTVEQHLTRAYRKLNIGGRQQLPIDLQFEVDEVA from the coding sequence ATGCTGATCGACAGGGAATCGGAAGTCATAAGACTTGAGTCTGCCCTGGTTGACTGTGCATCCAATAGAGCAAGAACCATCGTCATCGAGGGCCCTGCGGGCTGCGGGAAGACTGAACTGCTGGAATTTGTCGCAGCGCGCGCCCTGGAAGGCGATGCGGTCGTCCTGAGGGCGACAGGAATACCGTCGGAATCCATGGAGCCGCTGGGCGTCCTGCGCCAGCTGCTGCTCGGGGCAGGGCTGCCGACCGAGGTCGAGCGGGAACTGCACCGGCTCCTGGCGGAGGAGGCGGCGGCCGCCGCCTATGGCCTGGAGGGATACTCGGGCTCGGTCGGGTCCCTCGGTCAGGGTGGACCCCTCGCCACGGGCGGGCCCCTCGGCCCGGGTGGCAGCCCGACGTCCGGGCGCGCCGTCCGCATGCGGAAGTTCTGCGCCGCCCTGCACACGGTCGCACGCGACCGGTTGGTGGTGATCGGTGTGGACGATCTCCAGCACATCGACAACGAGTCCCTCGAGTATCTGCTCCATATCGCGGGCAATTCGCGGTCCACACGGCTGTTACTGGCTTTCGGTGACGTCCTCTACTACCGGCAGCAGGACGCCGGGTACCGCACCGAATTCCTGCGCCAGCCCAACTTCGAGCGCATCAGGGTGGATTGCCTCGACCGGTCGGGTACGGCCCAACTCCTCGCGCATCTGCAACCGGACACGCCGATGAGTGAGGAATTGCTCGACTACGTCTACGCGCTCACCGGAGGCAACCCCCTACTCGTACGCGCCCTGCACGAGGAGGGGCCGATCGCGGACCACCTCGCCGAGCAGAAGGAGTCGGGCGATCCGCTGGTCGGCGAGTCCTTCGCGCACGCGGTGCTGATCTGTCTGGAGCGCAGCGGCCCGATGGCCGGCAAGGTCGCCGACGGCCTCGCCGTGCTCGACGATCTCGCCGCGCACGACCTGCTCACGGAGCTCTGCGAGCTGCCGCACGCCGTCGCGACGAAGGCCATGCGCGCCTTGCGGGCGGCCCGCGTGATCGTCGACAACCGGTTCCGGCATCCGGCGGTGCGCAGAGGCGTTCTGGACGGCATGGCCCCCGAGCACAGGCGCCACCTCCACCACCGGGCCGCCGAGCTGTTGCACCGGCAGGGCGCCACGGCGGCCACCGCGGCAGCGCACCTGCTCGCGGCCGGGCACAGTGACGAGGAGTGGGCGGTGACCGTGCTCAGGGACGCCGCCGAGGAGGTGCTCGCCGACGACGTGGACGATCTCGCGGTCGACTTCCTGGACCTGGCGTACCGGCTCTGCGGCGATCCGGTGCAGCGCATCGAGATCAGGGTGCGCACCGCGGTGATCCTCCGGCGCAACCATCCCTCGGCGGCGGAGAAGGTGGCCGAGGGCCTGCTGCGGGCGATCCACGCCGGTGAGGTGCCGACCCGTCAGTTGATGGCGATCGTCGACCTGTTCCTCGTACACCGCCGGGTCGAGGAGGCGTTCGAGGTCATGACGAAGGCGCGGACCCTCGCGTACGAGGCCGCGCGGGCCGGGGGCGCGGAGGGCGCCGCCGTCGACACCCGGGTGGGATCGGACAGCGCCCTCGCCCAGCTCGTGGAGGCGCGCTACCCCTGGGCCGAGGGCGGCGTGCTCGGGCCGCCCAAGGTGGGCGGCGGCGGATCCTCCGTCGTCCTGACGCCGAACCTGGAGCGCTCGGTCCTCGACCAGCCGTGGAGCCTCTCGCTCGGTCTCAACCGTGACGACTACGTGATCGCCGCTGAAGAGCTCCTGCGGCACACCGTCCTCACGGACGCCACGCTCGAGCCCATCGCCAGCGCCATCAAGTGCCTGCTCTTCTCGGGGAACACCCAGAAGGCGGGCTTTTGGAGCGAGTCGTTCCTGGAGAGCGCGGAGCGGCACGGCGCCGACGGCTGGTCCGCCCTGTTCGCCGGGCTGCGGGCCGAAGTCGCCTTCGCCCAGGGCAATCCGGGGTGCGCGCAGAAGTACACGCAGGCCGGCATCGCCCGCATCGTCGAGGGCACGGACAGCGTGCTGGTCAGCGGTCTCATCTCGCTTCAGGTGATGGCGCAGATCGCGCTCGGCGACATCGAGGGCAGCGCGCGCCGACTCAACCAGCCGGTGCCCAGCGCGGTGTACGGCAGTGCCTACGGGCTCGTCTACCGCCGGGCCCGAGGCCACCACCACCTGGCCATCAACCGGCTGGACGCGGCGCTCGAGGACTTCGTGGCCGTGGGCGAGCAGGCCCGGCGCTGGGGAGCGGACCAGCCCGCGTGGCTTCCCTGGCGCGGCGACGTCGCCGAGGTGCTCCTCAGGCTGGGGGAGCGCAAGGAGGCGGAGCGTCTCGTCATGGAGCAGATCGCCCGGGTGGGAGGCAACAACCTGCGCACCCGCGGGATCTCCCACCGCATCCTCGGCGCGGCCGTCGGCGGCGACGAGCGACTGCCGCTGCTCACCCGCGCGGTGGCGCAACTGCGGCTCGCCGGTGACCGTCTGGAACTGGCCCGCGCCATGTGCGACCTCGGCGACGCGCACAAGCAACTGGGCGACTGCGACCAGGCGGCGATGGCGGCAAGGCGGGCCTGGGAGCTGGCGACGGAGTGCGGCGCCCAGCCCCTGCGCGCCCGCATCGACCAGGAACACGATGTGAACAGCTGGGGCACCACCGCGTGGAACGCGCCGGTGGACATCCGGGACGCGAAACTGAGCGACTCGGAGAAGAAGGTCGCCGCCCTCGCGGCCCGTGGCTACACCAACCGGGACATCTCCTCACGCCTCTATGTCACGGTGAGCACGGTCGAGCAGCATCTGACCAGGGCGTACCGGAAGTTGAACATAGGGGGTCGCCAACAGCTGCCGATAGACCTGCAGTTCGAGGTGGACGAAGTCGCCTGA
- a CDS encoding 3-hydroxyacyl-CoA dehydrogenase family protein produces the protein MSLGYSQVAVVGIGAVGSALVDLLARAGLPVIAVEADEAALTAGRHRVAERSSDGERPGAVRWSASVADVADADLVIEALPERLDLKADVIGKARALCAPSTVFATTTTGLSVTELASRWGALARTVGLHLFPADPLEVVEVITTPLTDGAVREATERFVAGLGLDAVALPDRPGFIGGALTMAYLNSAVTMYEQRYASREDIDAAMTLGCGLPMGPLTRLDAIGLDVAHDSLEALYTRTGDRQYAPAPLLSHYVAAGLFGRKSGRGLYDYSAERGSGAPAARQGAAAARPIRTIGVVGSGTMGAGIAEVCARAGHPTVLVARSEAKAKGALLAVERSLGKAVTRGKLTSADLEATMGRLTGASQLEALDGCDLVIEAVVEELAVKRRLFAALGPLCRPDAVLASSTSSLPIIECATASGRPENVLGMHFFNPAPVMRLVEVVRTALTSDETVATAHTLATALGKQPVGCADRAGFIVNALLFPFLNRAIGMVEGHAVAPEDVDRVMTGGHGHPMGPLRLLDVVGLDVSLQIQRTLHQTFLEPSLAPAHYLEHLVGAGHLGRKTGVGFLNHARG, from the coding sequence ATGTCCCTGGGCTATTCGCAGGTCGCCGTGGTCGGCATCGGGGCGGTCGGATCCGCCCTGGTGGATCTGCTCGCTCGCGCGGGGCTGCCCGTGATCGCCGTCGAGGCGGACGAGGCGGCGCTGACCGCCGGGCGGCACCGGGTGGCGGAGCGCTCCTCCGACGGCGAACGGCCCGGCGCGGTGCGCTGGTCCGCGTCGGTGGCGGACGTCGCGGACGCGGACCTGGTGATCGAGGCCCTCCCGGAACGCCTCGACCTCAAGGCCGACGTCATCGGGAAGGCCCGCGCACTGTGCGCGCCCTCCACGGTGTTCGCCACCACCACGACCGGGCTGTCCGTCACCGAGCTCGCCTCGCGCTGGGGCGCGCTGGCCAGGACCGTCGGCCTGCACCTGTTTCCCGCGGACCCGCTCGAGGTCGTCGAGGTGATCACCACTCCCCTCACGGACGGAGCCGTCCGCGAGGCGACGGAGCGCTTCGTGGCGGGCCTGGGGCTCGACGCGGTCGCCCTGCCCGACCGGCCGGGCTTCATCGGTGGCGCGCTGACCATGGCGTACTTGAACAGCGCCGTGACGATGTACGAGCAGCGCTACGCGTCGCGTGAGGACATCGACGCGGCCATGACCCTGGGCTGCGGGCTGCCGATGGGGCCGCTGACACGGCTCGACGCCATCGGTTTGGACGTGGCCCACGATTCGCTGGAGGCCCTGTACACGCGTACCGGCGACCGCCAGTACGCGCCCGCCCCGCTCCTTTCCCACTATGTGGCGGCCGGACTGTTCGGCCGGAAGTCGGGGCGCGGGCTCTACGACTACTCCGCGGAGCGCGGGTCCGGCGCCCCCGCAGCGCGCCAGGGCGCCGCGGCCGCCCGCCCGATACGGACGATCGGTGTGGTGGGGTCGGGCACGATGGGCGCGGGCATCGCCGAGGTGTGTGCGCGGGCCGGTCACCCGACCGTCCTCGTGGCCCGCAGCGAGGCGAAGGCGAAGGGCGCGCTGCTGGCCGTCGAGCGTTCGTTGGGCAAGGCGGTGACGCGCGGCAAGCTGACGTCCGCCGACCTGGAGGCGACCATGGGCCGCCTGACCGGGGCCTCTCAACTGGAAGCGCTGGACGGCTGTGATCTCGTGATCGAGGCCGTCGTGGAGGAACTCGCCGTCAAACGAAGGCTGTTCGCCGCGCTGGGGCCCCTCTGCCGCCCCGACGCGGTACTCGCCTCGTCCACGTCGAGCCTGCCCATCATCGAGTGCGCGACCGCGTCCGGACGACCCGAGAACGTCCTCGGCATGCACTTCTTCAACCCGGCACCGGTCATGCGCCTGGTCGAGGTGGTCCGCACGGCGCTCACCTCCGACGAGACCGTCGCCACCGCCCACACGCTCGCCACCGCGCTCGGCAAACAGCCGGTGGGGTGTGCCGACCGGGCCGGTTTCATCGTGAACGCGCTGCTGTTCCCGTTCCTCAACCGGGCGATCGGCATGGTCGAGGGGCATGCGGTCGCCCCTGAGGACGTCGACCGCGTGATGACCGGCGGCCACGGCCATCCGATGGGGCCCTTGCGGCTGCTCGACGTCGTGGGTCTGGACGTCTCCCTGCAGATCCAGCGCACGCTGCACCAGACCTTCCTCGAACCCTCGCTCGCCCCCGCGCACTATCTGGAACACCTGGTCGGGGCGGGCCACCTGGGACGCAAGACCGGGGTGGGATTCCTCAACCACGCCCGGGGATGA
- a CDS encoding nuclear transport factor 2 family protein, producing MPDEELAKQLILDHCRKINEGDVDGLLKLYAEDCCFEDPVGNGKQYGLHALSQRAAAAIFSGAYEDAGSPVASKDGWAAVPMVSTFNYLPLAGPAMTESGLLPPHPPEDPENKMIRVNIVMVIHVNDDGLVDRMQAFYGKGDASVVART from the coding sequence ATGCCCGACGAAGAACTGGCAAAGCAGCTCATCCTCGACCACTGCCGGAAGATCAACGAAGGCGATGTGGACGGGCTGCTCAAGCTCTATGCCGAGGATTGCTGCTTCGAGGATCCGGTCGGCAACGGAAAGCAGTACGGTTTGCACGCGCTGAGTCAGCGTGCCGCCGCCGCGATATTCTCCGGGGCCTATGAGGACGCGGGCTCACCGGTGGCGTCCAAGGACGGCTGGGCCGCGGTCCCCATGGTTTCGACGTTCAACTACCTTCCCCTCGCGGGGCCCGCGATGACCGAGAGCGGCCTCCTTCCGCCGCATCCGCCCGAGGACCCGGAGAACAAGATGATCCGGGTCAACATCGTGATGGTCATCCACGTCAACGACGACGGTCTGGTCGATCGGATGCAGGCCTTCTACGGCAAGGGCGACGCGAGCGTCGTCGCCCGGACCTGA